From Gouania willdenowi chromosome 18, fGouWil2.1, whole genome shotgun sequence, one genomic window encodes:
- the gal3st4 gene encoding galactose-3-O-sulfotransferase 4 isoform X2, whose product MLLRRRARMLRWLVCGRLGPVWMWKALLLFVAIAFAGQLLGIIFNKSVQQASSSIFQSPDAQGPLLGSCQPHSHIMFLKTHKTASSTVLNMLYRFGEEHNLHFALPVGYQLGYPLPFNAHRVKGYRGPRAVEFHIIGNHMRFNKPEVEKVMPADTFYFSIIRDPVSMAESSFAYYKEVAPAFRKALSLGDFAEDPNKYYDPRLRNNHYARNLLWFDFGMDHNANFSLVWAHRGEAMIRQTFKLILVSEYFDESMILLRHALCWPLDAVVSFSLNARQQKSSSLGGMTGSWMGKAAAVAGVRTSNSLVKTPPNLSLTEDQREKLRQWNSLDWFLYKAFNQTFWEEIDKFGRHRMKQEVSLLRTRREDLAQVCLRDGGKPVEAHRIRDKTIRPFQSGLVKILGYELQPGLDNATRIACLRMIRPEIQYKDFLDVKQFPQAHGIPAQPGQHVQGLMVAAGGNYLKQDSSKTGDRGVGREAGGWSAEERDWDRGRLMRNNQTLIRGRGKRLR is encoded by the exons CGTTCAACAAGCTTCTAGCTCCATCTTCCAGTCACCAGATGCCCAGGGACCCTTGCTTGGATCCTGTCAGCCACACAGCCATATTATGTtcctcaaaacacacaagacagcCAGCAGCACTGTGCTCAACATGTTGTACCGCTTTGGAGAGGAGCACAATCTGCACTTTGCCCTGCCTGTGGGTTACCAGCTGGGCTACCCGCTGCCCTTCAATGCCCATAGGGTCAAAGGCTATCGAGGTCCCAGAGCTGTTGAGTTTCACATCATCGGCAATCACATGAGATTTAATAAACCTGAG gtggaaaaggtgatgcCTGCAGACACTTTCTATTTCTCCATCATCAGAGACCCAGTCAGCATGGCTGAGTCTTCCTTTGCGTATTACAAAGAGGTGGCACCTGCTTTTCGGAAGGCATTAAGCCTTGGCGACTTTGCTGAGGATCCTAACAAATACTATGACCCACGGCTTCGTAATAACCACTATGCCCGCAACCTTCTGTGGTTTGACTTTGGCATGGATCACAATGCCAATTTTTCCTTGGTGTGGGCTCATCGAGGCGAGGCCATGATACGGCAAACCTTTAAGCTGATCCTTGTGTCTGAGTACTTTGACGAGTCCATGATTCTGCTGAGACATGCCCTGTGTTGGCCCCTGGATGCTGTTGTCTCATTCAGTCTCAACGCTCGGCAGCAGAAGTCCAGCAGTCTTGGTGGAATGACTGGGAGCTGGATGGGTAAAGCAGCAGCAGTGGCTGGTGTTCGGACTTCTAATTCCCTAGTCAAGACTCCGCCCAACCTCTCACTCACAGAAGATCAGCGAGAGAAGCTGCGGCAGTGGAATTCCTTAGATTGGTTCTTATACAAAGCCTTCAACCAAACCTTCTGGGAGGAAATAGACAAGTTTGGTCGTCACCGGATGAAGCAAGAAGTTTCTCTACTGAGGACACGGCGGGAAGATTTGGCCCAGGTCTGTCTCAGGGATGGTGGGAAACCAGTAGAGGCACATCGTATCCGAGACAAAACTATTAGGCCCTTTCAGAGTGGATTAGTAAAGATTCTAGGCTATGAGCTCCAACCAGGACTGGACAATGCCACCAGAATAGCCTGTCTGAGGATGATCCGACCTGAGATTCAGTACAAAGACTTTTTAGATGTTAAACAGTTTCCACAAGCCCATGGCATTCCAGCCCAGCCAGGACAACATGTACAAGGGTTGATGGTAGCCGCTGGTGGCAATTATTTGAAACAGGATTCTTCCAAGACAGGGGACAGAGGTGTGGGGCGAGAGGCTGGAGGGTGGTCAGCCGAGGAGAGGGACTGGGACAGAGGTCGCTTGATGCGAAACAACCAGACTTTAATACGAGGACGAGGGAAAAGGTTGAGATAG
- the gal3st4 gene encoding galactose-3-O-sulfotransferase 4 isoform X1, whose product MLLRRRARMLRWLVCGRLGPVWMWKALLLFVAIAFAGQLLGIIFNKSSVQQASSSIFQSPDAQGPLLGSCQPHSHIMFLKTHKTASSTVLNMLYRFGEEHNLHFALPVGYQLGYPLPFNAHRVKGYRGPRAVEFHIIGNHMRFNKPEVEKVMPADTFYFSIIRDPVSMAESSFAYYKEVAPAFRKALSLGDFAEDPNKYYDPRLRNNHYARNLLWFDFGMDHNANFSLVWAHRGEAMIRQTFKLILVSEYFDESMILLRHALCWPLDAVVSFSLNARQQKSSSLGGMTGSWMGKAAAVAGVRTSNSLVKTPPNLSLTEDQREKLRQWNSLDWFLYKAFNQTFWEEIDKFGRHRMKQEVSLLRTRREDLAQVCLRDGGKPVEAHRIRDKTIRPFQSGLVKILGYELQPGLDNATRIACLRMIRPEIQYKDFLDVKQFPQAHGIPAQPGQHVQGLMVAAGGNYLKQDSSKTGDRGVGREAGGWSAEERDWDRGRLMRNNQTLIRGRGKRLR is encoded by the exons CAGCGTTCAACAAGCTTCTAGCTCCATCTTCCAGTCACCAGATGCCCAGGGACCCTTGCTTGGATCCTGTCAGCCACACAGCCATATTATGTtcctcaaaacacacaagacagcCAGCAGCACTGTGCTCAACATGTTGTACCGCTTTGGAGAGGAGCACAATCTGCACTTTGCCCTGCCTGTGGGTTACCAGCTGGGCTACCCGCTGCCCTTCAATGCCCATAGGGTCAAAGGCTATCGAGGTCCCAGAGCTGTTGAGTTTCACATCATCGGCAATCACATGAGATTTAATAAACCTGAG gtggaaaaggtgatgcCTGCAGACACTTTCTATTTCTCCATCATCAGAGACCCAGTCAGCATGGCTGAGTCTTCCTTTGCGTATTACAAAGAGGTGGCACCTGCTTTTCGGAAGGCATTAAGCCTTGGCGACTTTGCTGAGGATCCTAACAAATACTATGACCCACGGCTTCGTAATAACCACTATGCCCGCAACCTTCTGTGGTTTGACTTTGGCATGGATCACAATGCCAATTTTTCCTTGGTGTGGGCTCATCGAGGCGAGGCCATGATACGGCAAACCTTTAAGCTGATCCTTGTGTCTGAGTACTTTGACGAGTCCATGATTCTGCTGAGACATGCCCTGTGTTGGCCCCTGGATGCTGTTGTCTCATTCAGTCTCAACGCTCGGCAGCAGAAGTCCAGCAGTCTTGGTGGAATGACTGGGAGCTGGATGGGTAAAGCAGCAGCAGTGGCTGGTGTTCGGACTTCTAATTCCCTAGTCAAGACTCCGCCCAACCTCTCACTCACAGAAGATCAGCGAGAGAAGCTGCGGCAGTGGAATTCCTTAGATTGGTTCTTATACAAAGCCTTCAACCAAACCTTCTGGGAGGAAATAGACAAGTTTGGTCGTCACCGGATGAAGCAAGAAGTTTCTCTACTGAGGACACGGCGGGAAGATTTGGCCCAGGTCTGTCTCAGGGATGGTGGGAAACCAGTAGAGGCACATCGTATCCGAGACAAAACTATTAGGCCCTTTCAGAGTGGATTAGTAAAGATTCTAGGCTATGAGCTCCAACCAGGACTGGACAATGCCACCAGAATAGCCTGTCTGAGGATGATCCGACCTGAGATTCAGTACAAAGACTTTTTAGATGTTAAACAGTTTCCACAAGCCCATGGCATTCCAGCCCAGCCAGGACAACATGTACAAGGGTTGATGGTAGCCGCTGGTGGCAATTATTTGAAACAGGATTCTTCCAAGACAGGGGACAGAGGTGTGGGGCGAGAGGCTGGAGGGTGGTCAGCCGAGGAGAGGGACTGGGACAGAGGTCGCTTGATGCGAAACAACCAGACTTTAATACGAGGACGAGGGAAAAGGTTGAGATAG
- the gal3st4 gene encoding galactose-3-O-sulfotransferase 4 isoform X3, giving the protein MLLRRRASSVQQASSSIFQSPDAQGPLLGSCQPHSHIMFLKTHKTASSTVLNMLYRFGEEHNLHFALPVGYQLGYPLPFNAHRVKGYRGPRAVEFHIIGNHMRFNKPEVEKVMPADTFYFSIIRDPVSMAESSFAYYKEVAPAFRKALSLGDFAEDPNKYYDPRLRNNHYARNLLWFDFGMDHNANFSLVWAHRGEAMIRQTFKLILVSEYFDESMILLRHALCWPLDAVVSFSLNARQQKSSSLGGMTGSWMGKAAAVAGVRTSNSLVKTPPNLSLTEDQREKLRQWNSLDWFLYKAFNQTFWEEIDKFGRHRMKQEVSLLRTRREDLAQVCLRDGGKPVEAHRIRDKTIRPFQSGLVKILGYELQPGLDNATRIACLRMIRPEIQYKDFLDVKQFPQAHGIPAQPGQHVQGLMVAAGGNYLKQDSSKTGDRGVGREAGGWSAEERDWDRGRLMRNNQTLIRGRGKRLR; this is encoded by the exons CAGCGTTCAACAAGCTTCTAGCTCCATCTTCCAGTCACCAGATGCCCAGGGACCCTTGCTTGGATCCTGTCAGCCACACAGCCATATTATGTtcctcaaaacacacaagacagcCAGCAGCACTGTGCTCAACATGTTGTACCGCTTTGGAGAGGAGCACAATCTGCACTTTGCCCTGCCTGTGGGTTACCAGCTGGGCTACCCGCTGCCCTTCAATGCCCATAGGGTCAAAGGCTATCGAGGTCCCAGAGCTGTTGAGTTTCACATCATCGGCAATCACATGAGATTTAATAAACCTGAG gtggaaaaggtgatgcCTGCAGACACTTTCTATTTCTCCATCATCAGAGACCCAGTCAGCATGGCTGAGTCTTCCTTTGCGTATTACAAAGAGGTGGCACCTGCTTTTCGGAAGGCATTAAGCCTTGGCGACTTTGCTGAGGATCCTAACAAATACTATGACCCACGGCTTCGTAATAACCACTATGCCCGCAACCTTCTGTGGTTTGACTTTGGCATGGATCACAATGCCAATTTTTCCTTGGTGTGGGCTCATCGAGGCGAGGCCATGATACGGCAAACCTTTAAGCTGATCCTTGTGTCTGAGTACTTTGACGAGTCCATGATTCTGCTGAGACATGCCCTGTGTTGGCCCCTGGATGCTGTTGTCTCATTCAGTCTCAACGCTCGGCAGCAGAAGTCCAGCAGTCTTGGTGGAATGACTGGGAGCTGGATGGGTAAAGCAGCAGCAGTGGCTGGTGTTCGGACTTCTAATTCCCTAGTCAAGACTCCGCCCAACCTCTCACTCACAGAAGATCAGCGAGAGAAGCTGCGGCAGTGGAATTCCTTAGATTGGTTCTTATACAAAGCCTTCAACCAAACCTTCTGGGAGGAAATAGACAAGTTTGGTCGTCACCGGATGAAGCAAGAAGTTTCTCTACTGAGGACACGGCGGGAAGATTTGGCCCAGGTCTGTCTCAGGGATGGTGGGAAACCAGTAGAGGCACATCGTATCCGAGACAAAACTATTAGGCCCTTTCAGAGTGGATTAGTAAAGATTCTAGGCTATGAGCTCCAACCAGGACTGGACAATGCCACCAGAATAGCCTGTCTGAGGATGATCCGACCTGAGATTCAGTACAAAGACTTTTTAGATGTTAAACAGTTTCCACAAGCCCATGGCATTCCAGCCCAGCCAGGACAACATGTACAAGGGTTGATGGTAGCCGCTGGTGGCAATTATTTGAAACAGGATTCTTCCAAGACAGGGGACAGAGGTGTGGGGCGAGAGGCTGGAGGGTGGTCAGCCGAGGAGAGGGACTGGGACAGAGGTCGCTTGATGCGAAACAACCAGACTTTAATACGAGGACGAGGGAAAAGGTTGAGATAG
- the gal3st4 gene encoding galactose-3-O-sulfotransferase 4 isoform X4 yields the protein MLLRRRASVQQASSSIFQSPDAQGPLLGSCQPHSHIMFLKTHKTASSTVLNMLYRFGEEHNLHFALPVGYQLGYPLPFNAHRVKGYRGPRAVEFHIIGNHMRFNKPEVEKVMPADTFYFSIIRDPVSMAESSFAYYKEVAPAFRKALSLGDFAEDPNKYYDPRLRNNHYARNLLWFDFGMDHNANFSLVWAHRGEAMIRQTFKLILVSEYFDESMILLRHALCWPLDAVVSFSLNARQQKSSSLGGMTGSWMGKAAAVAGVRTSNSLVKTPPNLSLTEDQREKLRQWNSLDWFLYKAFNQTFWEEIDKFGRHRMKQEVSLLRTRREDLAQVCLRDGGKPVEAHRIRDKTIRPFQSGLVKILGYELQPGLDNATRIACLRMIRPEIQYKDFLDVKQFPQAHGIPAQPGQHVQGLMVAAGGNYLKQDSSKTGDRGVGREAGGWSAEERDWDRGRLMRNNQTLIRGRGKRLR from the exons CGTTCAACAAGCTTCTAGCTCCATCTTCCAGTCACCAGATGCCCAGGGACCCTTGCTTGGATCCTGTCAGCCACACAGCCATATTATGTtcctcaaaacacacaagacagcCAGCAGCACTGTGCTCAACATGTTGTACCGCTTTGGAGAGGAGCACAATCTGCACTTTGCCCTGCCTGTGGGTTACCAGCTGGGCTACCCGCTGCCCTTCAATGCCCATAGGGTCAAAGGCTATCGAGGTCCCAGAGCTGTTGAGTTTCACATCATCGGCAATCACATGAGATTTAATAAACCTGAG gtggaaaaggtgatgcCTGCAGACACTTTCTATTTCTCCATCATCAGAGACCCAGTCAGCATGGCTGAGTCTTCCTTTGCGTATTACAAAGAGGTGGCACCTGCTTTTCGGAAGGCATTAAGCCTTGGCGACTTTGCTGAGGATCCTAACAAATACTATGACCCACGGCTTCGTAATAACCACTATGCCCGCAACCTTCTGTGGTTTGACTTTGGCATGGATCACAATGCCAATTTTTCCTTGGTGTGGGCTCATCGAGGCGAGGCCATGATACGGCAAACCTTTAAGCTGATCCTTGTGTCTGAGTACTTTGACGAGTCCATGATTCTGCTGAGACATGCCCTGTGTTGGCCCCTGGATGCTGTTGTCTCATTCAGTCTCAACGCTCGGCAGCAGAAGTCCAGCAGTCTTGGTGGAATGACTGGGAGCTGGATGGGTAAAGCAGCAGCAGTGGCTGGTGTTCGGACTTCTAATTCCCTAGTCAAGACTCCGCCCAACCTCTCACTCACAGAAGATCAGCGAGAGAAGCTGCGGCAGTGGAATTCCTTAGATTGGTTCTTATACAAAGCCTTCAACCAAACCTTCTGGGAGGAAATAGACAAGTTTGGTCGTCACCGGATGAAGCAAGAAGTTTCTCTACTGAGGACACGGCGGGAAGATTTGGCCCAGGTCTGTCTCAGGGATGGTGGGAAACCAGTAGAGGCACATCGTATCCGAGACAAAACTATTAGGCCCTTTCAGAGTGGATTAGTAAAGATTCTAGGCTATGAGCTCCAACCAGGACTGGACAATGCCACCAGAATAGCCTGTCTGAGGATGATCCGACCTGAGATTCAGTACAAAGACTTTTTAGATGTTAAACAGTTTCCACAAGCCCATGGCATTCCAGCCCAGCCAGGACAACATGTACAAGGGTTGATGGTAGCCGCTGGTGGCAATTATTTGAAACAGGATTCTTCCAAGACAGGGGACAGAGGTGTGGGGCGAGAGGCTGGAGGGTGGTCAGCCGAGGAGAGGGACTGGGACAGAGGTCGCTTGATGCGAAACAACCAGACTTTAATACGAGGACGAGGGAAAAGGTTGAGATAG